The nucleotide sequence GTACTTGGCTGGGACAATCACCTAGATTGCAGGACCAGAGAAATATGGAGGAGACAGGGAATTGGGGAGAAGATGCTGCAAAACCAGAAGTCCCACTGTTAACATCTGCAAAAGCCGAAATTCCACTGTTAACATCTCTGCCATTGTGCTGGTTAGCCCATGCTTGGAGGATGCACCATTGGTACATGTCACTCAAGGACACTGATTTTTTGGTCAAAAGGGAAGAGGGACGCTGCTCCATGAAAAGCCCTGCAGGTCAATAGCAAtgattccttttttcttattattagtTATTCTTTAATGTAATTGTTATTAGTAATAGCATTCATATTCTACAAAACTAAATGCCACACCACAAAACAGGCCATCAGACTGGTTCgtaattacatttttcaaatgaaTGAGTCCTGAACTCAAATACCAGTACGCCAATTTAGATTGTGCACATGATCCAGGCTTTTCAGAGCACTTTTGGGCATCTAACAATGCTTGGCCATTAGGAAGCAAAACGCAACTTACTGAAGCTGAGTCTGCTCTAGCTTCCTGCTGGATTTCATTTTCCAGCTATCCAAAATCACTGAAGTAGCATGCAAAAATTgttaactgaaggaaaaaaatattattacaaaTATGGTGTTTAACTACATTTTTTATGTTAGGATAGGAAGGATTTCCTCTTACCTCGTTCTCATGACCTAAATGTGTCACACTTTCAGTTAGGTGCATATTCTCCCTCTTTCACGAGTAGAAAGTAATTGTGCTGAAACAACTCATGGCATTGGAGGATGAGCATGTGGGCCTGTCTCCCTATATTCATAAAAATGAAGCCGAGACACTTAGCTTGTCCTAAAAGCCTAATTTGTAAAATTGCTAAAATTAAATCAGACAAGTTCTGGTTTGGATGCAGAGAAATATAAAGTAGACCTTATTTAGAGAGGACAGGTCTTTTCACATCATCTGTTATCTACCACACATCCTGCTTTTCTAATGAAGTAGCAAAATTTCAAGCTTCCTATCAACCACTCAGGAATTCAAGCACTGGCATTTTGGACAGTAGGTTCAgctgcagaatttaaaaatgcatttatctcCCCTCATTTCATTATCTTACTCATCTGCTATACAGCACTGTCAACAGTAacttaccttttctccgtctgGGAAAAGATAAACATAACAGTTCCTGCTGTCTGGTGGAGCTTGATAAAGACATCAGCTTCGGTTCCATGATACTAAGCATGCACTAATAGCACTGCCTTGCAAAGATTGATAATAACTAAAAGGAGTAGACTTTTCACTTTTACTTTAATATGCAAACAGCTGTTGCAGTCTCAAAGAGGAAGTAGAAAATGAACAGATTGTCTGGAAGGGGAATTATTTATGTAGTGATATGAAATTAGTAGTGGTATGAAACTAAATCTGTGCATTGAGAAGAGTCAGTGCTTTTTCTACAAATGGCCCTAATATTTCCAAAGCCATTCTTGCACTGCAGGAATAATTAAAATTGGCCATCGCCTTCAGTGATACCCCTACTAAAAGCATGACCTCTAAAAGCATGTTGGGAAGCAGGAAGGGGTGTTCAAGTTCACATAGCATCCTTGAAGAATCAAACAGCAAGAATCAGTATCAGAATATGCAAGCCCTGCCATGAATTAGGGAAATCACTATGTAGTAACTATTTACTTAACTGAGGTCTACCAACTCCATTATGGTTTTGGGATATATTTCTCTATCCTACTACATAGGGCAGCTTGCTGAGATGTATATTAAACACAATTTCACATTAGCTAGATCAAATACTGCCAGCAGTGAAGCCCTGGGCCAAGGGCTGCATTCACATTCTTAGGACTGCACAGCAGACTCATttactttaaactgaaaaataaaaccagagtcCAATGAGACTCCATCTGCCTCTTCTTTGTGGAAGCCATTAGAGGGATGACATGGGTGTAGACACTATTCTACACCCAAATCTTAGATACCTGATTTTCCCAGAAAGAGCACAAGTAGTGCTAACACTACTTATCAACAAGTCaaagagagcaggaaaaaaaccacaagaaaaacacaacatattttattaaaaaaatataactgtgaATAGcattgtaataaataattttcatctgtgtatgaccaaaaaaaaaaaaagctattttgcaCCTAGCAAAATGTAACAAAGCAATAGCTTAAGAAATGGAATCCAGGAGCATGTTCCCTCAGCATTTCTTAAGTAATCACATGAGCATTTATTTCATGTCCTAGAAGTGAGAAGGTTCCCTTTCTTCTGTTCCCAAGATGAACAAAAAGGCAGTCCAAATCAAGCGCCGTTCTTCCAGAATGTCCAAAGCGTTGCATTATCCCCAAATAGTAAATCAGAATAGTAATGAGCGGTAACCAAGTAGTGCCAGCTATATCACAAGGAAATTAAATTCCCAAAACACTTTTCAGAGAAAGAGATCAAGAAGATCAGTATTATCTAATAATTGCCTAGCCATAGTTGCCAAGAGGGTTACAGCATCTATTTCAGGCTTAGCTGTGAGTATCCGGTATTTTAAGATCTACCGTAAGGACAGAAATTGCCCTGTCTGTACAGCATCTTGTCTTACTGCACCCTTATCTTTTATGAGGATCAAGTATTGAAAAAACTGTTcaaaagctgcaaaacaaaatcTCTGCAAGGAACTGAGAGctcaggtggggaaaaaaaaaaagaaaaaaagaaagcccagaAGGTGGCCTATTCAAGAACTAGCTATGAAATTCATGATGGTCATAGACCTAAAGTGCTTTACCTTAAAAGATCTTTTTGACGTGTCTTTGACAGTGCATAAACTTGAGAAAGCAGAAACTtggatatttaaataaatacctCCAAACCTAGTCACAGAAGCCTGAATTCAAGGACTTTTTACACTAAAATAATTCTATTAACTTCACTGCAGTTTTTCCTGAGTTACAACAATATGGAAGAAGATTGCCATcgcagaacagaaataaaaaaagaatatccCCTTAACAGACAGAACACAGAACATCTGAGCTGTCAAACTTTcaccacagaggaaaaaagcttCCCCTGCTTTCTCTAGGTCTTCTCAATTTGCATATCTGTAAAAGGAAGAATTATATGAATAAATTATCAAATTACAAAATTATGAAGTCACAAAACAGTTCATGGCTTTGGGACTCTTTCCTAGAGTTTGGAGGTAACAAAAAAATTTCCTTCATTGTCAAAATTAAAGatctaaaatgaaattacttaAAAGGTCAAATAGAAAGAGATGATGATCATGGGAGGAAATAAAGTGGTAGTTCAAACACACTGGCAGGAAGCGCTCTTTAGCAAATACAGTGAAATTGCTGTGGCTTAGGTCCCCcattcttttaaaatcttcttttaaagtcTTTCAAATACATTCAGTGCTCTATCTGGTGGTACCCCTAGCAGCATATCCCCAGGCCTTAACTCCTTGACTTGGAGATCTATACCTGCGGAACCAGCAGGCTTACCTTTGTTTATGTTTACTACAGTAAAGTGTAGCAGGGAGGGATTTGGGATGTAATTAATATaactgctttagaaatcagcaagaacatgaaagaaaaacttCAATAACTTCACCCTTCTGTTCCACACCACAGTATGTTTCAGAGATTTCAGAGATTCggtcatttattttcttgctttgctgAGACAGAATCTCACAGCTTCAGACTTGCTTGAGTGGCTGTGATGGGTTAAGGTCTCCCTGCCCATTGCCATCACCACTCCTTCAGTTGTGCTGGCACAACTGTTTCTGTAGCAAAAGTGTGAGCTAGAGAAAAGACTAATTTGGGTTGTTACATATCTCCACATCACATTTTCCTTtgcatggtttttcttttttcttttttaaaccagatTAATTATTTGATACAACTCCCAGTACACAATGAGCTATGATGGTGAGTTTGTAAGACAGAGAATGGGAGGCTGTACTTCTCTTGAAGACTCTGTCTGTTGAAACAAGGGACTAAACAAATCAGCCATGAATGAAGGCTCTGATGACAATGGATGATTTATGCTGTGTGCAATTTGTTACTATTTTTCCCTTTATCATTTATACTTACATTTCAGCTCTTTGTCTTCAAAAGAAGCATCTCTGCAGTCATATGTATCCTTATCTTTTGACAGCTCTttaaacaaacatacatacagaTAACAGTCAGTGTAGCTTAAACTTTTCATGTAGTGATAAATCTTTGTTAACAGCTGCTATCTTAGGCTGTCCAGGAACTATGTGACTTAAATACAGATCGGGAGAAGAGATTAATACCAAATAATGTCCATTTTGGGCAAGTATTCTCAGGAGAGATTTTCTCAGGAAAATCCCAACTGCCAGTATGAACTAACTTTCACACAGCAGCTTAATTTGAATTGGTCTCCAAATAAAACCatacaacaaattaaaaaaaccccaaacttgagCCATCATGAGAGGGGGCTAAAGGATTTTAATCTCTTATTTCCCACTGTAAATATTAACTCTCTCCACTCTTTCCTCCATTTCTCACTGTCATGGTTGTACTGGCCATTCATTGAGCTTTGCTCATAGCAAGTAGCACGAGTATCccaacaggaggaaaaagaaactgctaGGGAAGCTAAAGCTTCTTCCTGTGTTTCTCTCAACAGGGCCAAACCCTCTGTCCTTAATGTTGTGACAAAGACCCTCAAATGCGCACTATAATACTGGAGAAAACACAGGATGATGCCAACACGGCTCAAATTGCAGCATAGGATCTGCACACCAGGATGTGCTGCCATCCTGAGGTATACGTTCCAGGGATCATGTCCCATCCTATCACAGactttccaaaacacagcacacCACTCTGTCTTTTTCTTGTGCATATCAGGACTGcatctgctcctggaacaagtatgcttttctttcatgttttcgTTTCAAGAAGTTCACATAGTAATGAAAAGTCACTGTTCAAGTGTAATTTACAGTTATTACATAAATGAAAAgtagaaagtaaaatgaaagttGAATGTAAATCTGCATTTTGTTGCCACCATTACAAAGTAAATTCTCAAGCAATTATTTCTACAAAAATCACACTGAGCTAGATTTATGCTGTATGTACATACTTGCTGTTGATGAAGTAGCCACAGGTGTTCTGTTGTCCTTATTTGCTCTAgctgaaagaaaataagagagaaaaatcaaaaagaaaacaaaatacctaCTTCAGATCTAATGGGGGCTTAAGCACACTGGTGGAAAGGGCTCACTTAGCATAGCATGATGATTGGCTCTCAAAACACTCAATTTCTtcaaagactttaaaatatattcttcagtGCCCCCAGTCTTGTCAGTTTCCTTTCCTATTCCCTTTCCTTGTTCCTAAGCCAGAACTCCATTGATGCTATACACTAACATCACTGGAAAATACTTGTTCAAATGGTTTTCCATTGTATATTTTCACCCAGAATTTGAACTTATTGGCAACAGGGAACAAGAAGGGGATCACCTTCTTAGTGCTTTTTGAGGGGACAAAAAGCCCATAATCCAGGAAGGTTCCTTTCCGAAAGAATCATTTGTCCGGTCATCTAGGACAGCTTGGGTTTTGAGAGAAAAACCTGTTGCTACTACTTTAGCTTATGAAACAACTTGCAGTTTATAATACACacaacacacatatatattatatataacatAATCATGATAATGACATACATCATGACATGTATATACATTATCATGTATACACACAAACAAGAAATATTACACAAACAACCTAGGAAACTTCTGACCTTCACTGAAATCCCCAGATGGGAATCTTCTcagaagtcaaggattttgctgTCCCTTCTTCTAGTTTCATATTCTGCTCCTATTCCTATCATGTTCTTAGGACAAGTATATTCTTACACGTTATCTACAGGCCCTCTACAGCCTGTTAGCATCACCTGCAAGCCTGGTAAGCTCATGAACACTTCTCCCAGGACATGTTTCCATAGCATGGATGCAGGAGATGAGTTTGTGACCAAAACACTGAATATCCACATTCAGTTCTTCtatcttgtatttattttatgaaacttCAACATGAACGCTCAGTGTAGAGTTTGCTTATAGATCTTTTTGTTAATTTGCAGACAGAAATTAGGGCTGTTTCTGGTTTTCACTGTGGAAAAGAGAGCTGGCAGACAGGAAAGCCAACAGTTCTGCTATACCACCTCAGAAAGTACACCTCTCAGTGTGGAAGCTTTTGAGATACCACTTGAAAAGACAGTACAACTAGCCTTTGCATTAATTCCAGCTGAGTTTCATGCTACTACACGCATTTGCATCTCCTACAAAACTCAAGAATTTTGAGGGAGCATTTAGTCAACTATCTTGTTCAGGTTTTTGGAGCATTTCTGGTAATAATTTACAGAGTCATGCCAGTATGATATTACAATGCTAAGAGTACTGTATCAGCTTCAATGCCTCTTGTATTTTTTCTCTGCAGAcaacttgacaaaaaaaaatattcaaaaagttatttggaaaaaaagaagtagctACGCAatggctaaaaaaaaatccacaaatttaCTATACAGAGGAAGAGTTCTGGCCAAAACCATAATGTTCAGTAAAAACACTCTCCTTTCGACATTTTCAAATGAGTCCTATGGATGTTCTGAAATCTGTATGACGTTACTCTGCATGAAGAGTAAAAAAATATCCCTGAATATAAAATCCTCAAACACACGTCCCTTCCctccaaggaaaaacaaaccacaaacaaccAAAGACAAAAACTGTAACAGTATTTATTTCAGATTAAGCAAcatatttcaaacattttttctttaatttggggGCAAACCGTATTCTTTTCATGCTCAGATACCCTAAAAATTATTTCtccaagttttttcttttgttagctAGCAAGCGAAAACAAATTACCACCAATGCTTTAGCTCTTCAGCATGCTGTGATGCTGAAAATGTCCAGTTCAAGTCAGTGAAGTGAACTGAAAAAGCTCAAAACCTAACAAGGAAATTAATCAAGTGGTATGAAGCCACAGTGGGAATACTCCctcttgtgaaaaaaaaatctttcagactCAAAACCTTGGACATATAACTTCATATGTAGTTCACCATTTTTGTGGTGTTTTAACCAGAATAAAGATATATGTAGAATTCATAACAATTAGATCACTTAAAAAACGCTCTAACAGTTCAGTGAAAATTTTcagagaataaaggaaaaaaaaccctaaaaaacctCCAGTGCCCTATGTGTTGCCAGCATTCTGGTTCCCAATCAAAAGGGAGGACACAGAATAGGAAACCTCCGTTTCCAGTAAGTGCATAAGCTGTGTTTTGATCTTTGAATAGATTAGACACTAATCTTTCTGCTCTACATCATTACCTATAAGAAAAGTTAATAGAGGTGCATGGCTAAGTGGTTTGTGAGAGGCTGACAACCTGTTCCACTCTGCTAACTTGCTAGTATTTAACTAAGTcagataaagaaaaagaaataaacaatgtGGTAAAAAATCTAGTGATTTCAGGATGAAAGATCTAAGGCAGACTTCTATTATCTCATTCCACCTCTGCGAGGATGAATTAACAGACCATATTGAGAATAAGTGAGATATACTACAATAAATAATTTGAATACCTTTTCTTAGGCAGAGCATAACTAGAAGCACTGATCCAAATAAAGCAGTCACAATGAGAATTGCTCCAACAAAACGTCTGCTCTCAGTCCACAGAACACCATCAGCTGAATCTTCGAGAAAAACAAGTGGGGGAAAGACATTACATAATTGCATAAGCTTCtccctttcattttcattttcaccaTATTATTTTTGCCATGAGAACTTCAGACATGATAACAGCATTTTAGATTGTGTCTGAGTTCAGGTGCTGATGGTGCACTTCACCATATCTCACCCCAATAAAGGAAAAATAGGTAGGAGATATTAATATTTATCTTCACTTCCTGCATTCCATGTGATAGTGCCTTTGATTCCTATCACAAATCCTGCTTGTCACCAAGGTATGAAGCGTTACATCTAGCTTAGTTTCCCATCAGGACTACAGAAAAGAGCTGATTGAGAAAGAGAGTCTCTTTCATCTGGTAAAGCTCTGAATGCAAAGGCTAAGTGGCCTCCTTGAATCCCAGAGGTGTTTCTTGCTAAAACCAAACTTGGCCACTCACCACTCGTTGAAAGGACGACTTGGCTTTCTCACTCTCAGCTGCCTGTTTCCACCCCTTGCCAGTCCCAAAAAGTGTGCCAGCACAGGCGTTTTTAAAACTGCCTGATGAACAGGACCAGGAAAATGAGCTGACCAAGTAACCGTCTGATAAACAGTAATACTATTTTTGAGTTGGATCAGGTCTCCAGTCTGGCTGTGCAAGAAAGCTTGTGCAAACATATCAGGGTacaatgcagaaattaaaatagtaatcaaaagcaaaagcagtaggGGTCGTGCCCAGTTAAATGTCTGATGAGAAATTGTATTGGTCTTCTCCATTCATGCATCTTCCTTCAATCCAgactttatgagaaaaaaaatctgtgtacaATTTGTTACATTTAAATATGCTCAAAGCAAAGGCTATCGTGGCAGGAAAAGACCATATTGTTCAAATTTATTTGACAGTTATCATCAGCAAAACAGAACATTCTTGGAAGGTGTGTTTAATTTATATGGGTGGGTTTTATTTCTAGGCTCCGAGCTATATGCTTTTCAAATAATGGAACTTTTTTTAACACTCAGACTCAATTTTCACATAACTGTAGGTCATGCAAAATTCCTATCCTTGAATTCTGTCCACACACGCATGATGAACATGTTAGTACAGTGGAAGTATACGCTCATAGCAAAACTTAACAACACAGGAATTTCTTTTTAGCCTGTTcaaaattagaaaggaaagagaaacaaatcatGGCTGATTCAACTGGGACAAAATGACATAGTACCTTGAAGTGTATTACCATAAATGAAATTTAGAAATGTTACCTGCTATGTGTAAAACCGCAGATGTATTTTCTTGCAGCTCTTTGTTCCAGAATATACAGTAAAAAATCTCATCAGTTCTACTTTTGATTGTAAGGGTACTTGTCACACGATACAGCTGGTCACTTCCAGTTTCATAACTTGTGTTTGCCTTATCAGTCAAATCTTCATATTCTCTGTTTTGCCATATCACTTCAGCTTGTGGATATCCTTCTGACTGACATGTCAATTTCCATTTGTTGCCTCCTGTGCTCACCACTCCTTGGGTTATAGTTCTATAAGGAGCTAAACAAATGGAAGGAAATGATTATTAGTAGGAAGCTAGAAGAACAGCATATATTAGCAAGACACCTTTTTTCTATCCCCAGCCCCTGGGTTGAGCTTCTGTACATCAGCTTGTCTTTTGTAAATAATACTCTTGACAGGAAAAGTAAATATCACTATTGTGTCTCTCCATAGTAACTGGAGGTACAGGATTTATTACAATTTTGATGCTGTTTAGAAAACTGCATTAGCTTTTTGGTCTTTGCCCCATCTAAATGGTTTTGTAACACAATACCTTATATGTCATTATGGGAAATAAATGACAGAACATGGATTCAACCTAGTCGGAAACACAAAGTTAGACAGCTGCACAAGGGCCATGAGGCAGCTCCTGTCTCTGGAGAGGTTTCTGTAAATGCTAACCCAGACCTGTCTTCCTTCAGGGACTCCTCTGAAATCTTGTAACAGTATCAGACAGCGTTGAACCTCCTGCGGTTGCTCACTCACCCTTAACTCTCAGGTTAATGGTCTTGTAGTCGGCTCCCCCGTAGCCAATAAGACAGCGGTAAAACCCTGCATCTCT is from Harpia harpyja isolate bHarHar1 chromosome Z, bHarHar1 primary haplotype, whole genome shotgun sequence and encodes:
- the LOC128137374 gene encoding programmed cell death 1 ligand 1-like, whose amino-acid sequence is MEKPLLLYIFLLYWHFLNALFTVEAPQSLYTVEHGNNVTMECTFPVNGKLKFGDLSVSWEKKDKLKKQVYVLLKGEEDFKSQHSDFRGRIKLLKENLNLGQSLLQITDVKLRDAGFYRCLIGYGGADYKTINLRVKAPYRTITQGVVSTGGNKWKLTCQSEGYPQAEVIWQNREYEDLTDKANTSYETGSDQLYRVTSTLTIKSRTDEIFYCIFWNKELQENTSAVLHIADSADGVLWTESRRFVGAILIVTALFGSVLLVMLCLRKARANKDNRTPVATSSTAKLSKDKDTYDCRDASFEDKELKYMQIEKT